In Populus nigra chromosome 1, ddPopNigr1.1, whole genome shotgun sequence, one genomic interval encodes:
- the LOC133673969 gene encoding UDP-glycosyltransferase 87A1-like — MNSVGLESTAVCHVVAMPFPGRGHINPMMNFCKLLASRKHDILITFVVTEEWLGYISSEPRPESVRLVTIPNVIPPERLKAVDFPGFYEAVMTKMEAPFEQLLDQFEIPVTAIIGDIEVRWAISLGNRRNIPVAAFWTMSATFLSMLYHFDLFKQNQKSPTNLLGQVDYIPGISSSHLAELQKVFQKNDKRVLQLALECISEVPQAQYLLFTSIYELEPQVMDTMKDTFQFPVYPIGPAIPYLELECNLSGTNYSHMAPDYLQWLDSQPKDSVLYISLGSFLSVSSTQMDEIIAGLQDSGVRYLWVARGEASRLKDICSDDMGLVLPWCDQLKVLCHSSIGGFWTHCGWNSTLEAVFAGVPMLTFPLFLDQEPNSKQILEGWRIGWKVKRGVKEENLLTREEIAELVQKFMDLESNEGKEMRRRARELGNICQQGIAEGGSSTTNLDAFIRDISLGIRH; from the exons ATGAATTCTGTTGGCCTGGAATCAACAGCAGTATGCCATGTGGTGGCGATGCCTTTTCCCGGCAGAGGCCACATCAACCCCATGATGAATTTCTGCAAGTTATTAGCTTCAAGAAAACATGATATTTTGATTACTTTTGTTGTCACAGAAGAGTGGCTTGGCTACATCAGCTCTGAGCCAAGGCCAGAATCTGTACGCTTGGTCACGATACCTAATGTCATCCCACCAGAGCGTCTAAAAGCAGTAGATTTTCCTGGATTTTATGAAGCTGTTATGACCAAGATGGAAGCTCCCTTTGAGCAGCTGCTTGATCAGTTTGAGATTCCTGTGACTGCTATAATTGGGGATATTGAGGTACGGTGGGCTATCAGCTTGGGAAACAGAAGGAATATTCCAGTGGCTGCTTTTTGGACGATGTCGGCAACATTTCTTTCAATGTTGTATCATTTTGATCTCTTCAAACAGAACCAAAAATCACCAACTAATTTGTTAG GACAAGTGGATTACATCCCTGGAATTTCTTCATCACATTTAGCAGAACTCCAAAAGGTCTTCCAAAAGAATGATAAAAGAGTATTGCAGCTAGCCCTGGAATGCATTTCAGAAGTGCCGCAAGCACAATATCTTCTGTTCACTTCTATCTATGAGCTTGAGCCCCAAGTCATGGACACTATGAAAGATACTTTTCAATTTCCTGTCTATCCTATTGGACCTGCCATACCTTACTTAGAGCTTGAATGTAATTTGTCAGGAACTAATTATAGTCATATGGCCCCAGACTACTTACAATGGCTAGATTCTCAACCTAAAGACTCTGTCTTGTACATCTCTTTGGGAAGTTTCCTTTCTGTTTCAAGCACCCAAATGGATGAAATTATTGCTGGGCTTCAAGATAGTGGTGTTCGATATTTGTGGGTGGCACGCGGAGAAGCTTCTCGGTTAAAGGACATATGTAGTGATGATATGGGGCTAGTGTTGCCTTGGTGTGACCAGTTGAAAGTGCTGTGCCATTCTTCCATAGGGGGCTTTTGGACACATTGTGGATGGAACTCTACTCTAGAAGCAGTTTTTGCTGGTGTTCCAATGCTTACTTTCCCTCTGTTTTTGGATCAAGAACCAAATAGTAAGCAAATTTTAGAAGGTTGGAGGATTGGTTGGAAGGTTAAGCGAGGTGTGAAGGAAGAAAATTTGTTAACCAGAGAGGAAATTGCAGAACTTGTGCAGAAGTTTATGGATTTGGAAAGCAATGAAGGGAAAGAAATGAGGAGAAGAGCAAGAGAACTTGGAAATATTTGTCAACAAGGTATTGCTGAAGGCGGATCATCTACGACCAACCTTGATGCATTTATTAGGGATATTTCACTGGGCATCAGGCACTGA